One Alkaliphilus sp. B6464 genomic window carries:
- a CDS encoding NCS2 family permease has product MSVKMSKDTGFLERTFKLNEHKTNVKTEIIAGITTFMTMAYILIVNPLILHDAGMDFGAVFTATALASVVATLIMAFYANLPFALAPGMGLNAYFAYTVVLGMGYPWEFALTAVLLEGLIFILLSFFNVREAIIDSIPINLKHAVSVGIGLFIAFIGLANAGIVDSAKFITPEGKLDGLIVGLGDLTQAAPLLAIIGIVITGLLLAKGVKGALLLGILITTVIGIPMRVTSLPEQMKFVSLPPSLSPIFFKFDFSQIFSLNMLIVLFSFLFVDIFDTIGTLVGVSSKADMLDKDGKVPNAKQALFADAVGTTVGACLGTSTVTTYVESAAGVAEGGRTGLTALSAAGMFALSLLLSPLFIMIPSAATAPALVIVGLFMMSPIKKIDLDDFTEAIPAFLTIVMMPLAYSIAEGIVFGMVSYVALKVLTGKGNKVSPVMYVLALLFILKFII; this is encoded by the coding sequence ATGAGTGTGAAAATGAGTAAAGACACTGGTTTTTTGGAAAGGACCTTTAAGTTAAATGAACACAAAACCAATGTAAAAACAGAAATTATTGCAGGTATTACAACATTTATGACTATGGCTTATATTCTAATTGTAAATCCATTAATTTTACATGATGCGGGAATGGATTTTGGAGCGGTATTTACTGCAACAGCATTAGCTTCTGTAGTAGCTACATTAATAATGGCTTTCTATGCAAATCTTCCATTCGCTCTAGCACCTGGTATGGGGCTAAATGCATACTTTGCCTATACTGTGGTATTAGGAATGGGATATCCCTGGGAATTTGCTCTAACAGCTGTATTACTTGAAGGCTTAATATTTATACTTCTTTCATTTTTTAATGTAAGAGAAGCCATAATCGATAGTATACCTATTAATTTAAAACATGCAGTTTCTGTAGGTATTGGATTATTTATTGCTTTTATCGGTCTTGCAAATGCAGGAATTGTTGATTCTGCTAAGTTTATAACTCCAGAAGGTAAGTTGGATGGACTAATCGTAGGTCTTGGTGACTTAACACAAGCAGCTCCACTATTGGCTATTATCGGTATTGTTATTACTGGATTATTGTTAGCAAAAGGAGTTAAAGGTGCATTACTTCTTGGTATTTTAATTACTACAGTAATTGGAATTCCTATGCGAGTAACATCATTACCAGAGCAAATGAAATTTGTAAGCTTACCACCTTCGCTATCACCGATTTTCTTTAAGTTTGATTTTTCGCAAATATTCTCTCTAAATATGTTGATAGTTCTATTTTCATTCTTATTTGTAGATATATTCGATACTATTGGAACCTTAGTAGGCGTATCTTCTAAGGCAGATATGTTAGATAAAGACGGCAAGGTTCCAAATGCAAAGCAAGCTTTATTTGCAGACGCTGTAGGTACAACAGTAGGTGCCTGTCTAGGAACAAGTACAGTAACAACCTATGTTGAAAGTGCTGCAGGGGTTGCTGAAGGTGGAAGAACAGGATTAACTGCTCTATCAGCAGCAGGAATGTTTGCACTATCACTATTACTTTCACCATTATTTATTATGATTCCAAGTGCAGCTACAGCTCCGGCCTTAGTAATAGTAGGATTATTTATGATGTCTCCTATTAAAAAGATAGATTTAGATGATTTTACAGAAGCAATTCCAGCATTCTTAACTATTGTAATGATGCCTCTAGCATACAGTATAGCAGAAGGTATAGTATTTGGTATGGTTTCCTATGTGGCGCTTAAGGTTTTAACTGGTAAAGGAAACAAAGTTTCTCCTGTTATGTATGTGTTAGCTCTATTATTTATACTTAAGTTTATAATCTAA
- a CDS encoding 5'-deoxyadenosine deaminase, whose translation MSKLLIKNGTIVTMNKGREILKGDILIEGDEIKEVGGSLTIEADHTIDATGRVVIPGLIQSHIHLTQTLYRGQADDMELMDWLKKRVWPLEGSHTSESNHISAKLGIAELIKGGNTSIIDMESVHHTEAAIEAIYESGIRAITGKCMMDYGAGVPKVLMESIEDSIKVSIRILKKWHGKGNGRIQYAFAPRFVVSCTEELLIKVRDLAKEYNVSVHTHASENRGEIEIVQKDRGMRNIAYLHKLGLTGPNLILAHCIWLDDEEMKILAETGTHIVHCPNSNMKLASGIAKVPELMEMGANVAIGIDGAPCNNNLDMFKEMSSAALIQKARLLSPTVMPANKVFEMATLNGAKALGMEDKVGSLEAGKKADLAIVNLDNLHSTPSVEVDIISQLVYSAKTSDVETTIIDGKVVMENRKLVTLDEKYIKAEANRLIKQQIDLARVKK comes from the coding sequence ATGAGTAAATTGTTAATTAAAAATGGTACTATCGTAACCATGAACAAGGGAAGAGAAATATTAAAGGGAGATATTTTAATTGAGGGGGATGAAATTAAAGAAGTAGGTGGTAGTCTAACAATAGAAGCAGACCATACCATAGATGCCACAGGGAGGGTAGTAATACCAGGACTTATACAAAGTCATATACATCTTACACAAACCTTATATCGTGGTCAGGCTGACGATATGGAGCTAATGGATTGGCTTAAGAAAAGGGTATGGCCTCTAGAGGGCTCCCACACATCAGAGTCAAACCACATATCTGCAAAGCTTGGGATAGCAGAGCTAATTAAAGGTGGAAACACTTCAATAATAGATATGGAATCCGTACATCATACAGAAGCAGCAATAGAAGCCATATATGAAAGTGGAATAAGGGCTATTACGGGAAAATGCATGATGGACTATGGTGCAGGAGTACCAAAGGTGTTGATGGAAAGTATAGAGGATTCTATAAAAGTAAGTATTAGAATACTTAAGAAGTGGCATGGCAAGGGAAACGGTAGAATACAATATGCCTTTGCACCAAGATTTGTAGTTTCCTGTACCGAGGAACTTTTAATAAAGGTTAGGGATTTGGCAAAGGAATACAATGTTAGTGTACATACACATGCTTCAGAAAATAGAGGAGAAATAGAGATTGTTCAAAAAGATCGTGGAATGAGGAACATTGCTTATTTACATAAATTAGGTTTAACAGGTCCAAATCTTATTTTAGCCCACTGCATATGGTTAGATGATGAAGAAATGAAAATATTAGCTGAAACTGGAACCCATATAGTCCATTGTCCGAATTCTAATATGAAGTTGGCATCGGGAATTGCTAAAGTTCCAGAGCTTATGGAAATGGGAGCAAATGTTGCAATTGGAATAGATGGTGCACCTTGTAACAATAATTTAGACATGTTTAAAGAAATGAGTTCTGCTGCTCTTATCCAAAAAGCCAGACTATTAAGCCCTACAGTAATGCCTGCAAACAAGGTATTTGAAATGGCTACGCTAAATGGTGCTAAAGCATTGGGTATGGAAGATAAAGTAGGGAGCTTAGAAGCTGGTAAAAAAGCTGACCTTGCTATAGTTAATCTAGATAATTTACATTCAACACCAAGTGTGGAAGTAGATATCATTTCTCAGCTTGTATACTCTGCTAAGACGTCGGACGTAGAAACTACTATTATTGACGGTAAGGTTGTGATGGAAAATAGAAAATTAGTAACTTTAGATGAAAAATATATAAAGGCAGAAGCAAATAGACTTATTAAACAGCAAATTGATTTAGCTAGAGTCAAAAAGTAA
- a CDS encoding FAD binding domain-containing protein, with translation MVEKVVKCKTVEGVLDLLMKYERDARIIAGGTDIIIQLRQGRLSPKILIDISSIEELKYIEEKDGFIEIGGATTFQEIQKSSYLSGNMKGLSKAASMVGSPQIRSTATVGGNICNGSPAADIVPPLLALDAVAIIKSRKGTREVQLENFFIGKGKVDMGHDEILTSVRFKALENRSGLSFSKLGLRKALAISRICTSIMLQLDEDQNCSIIKIANGSLGEYGVREKDVEAFYINNKINDKTIEEGLELIKRSIYKRLHGRSSLPYKIEAVDRTFTDAIKNAMKEAMKENLVLCAN, from the coding sequence TTGGTAGAGAAGGTTGTAAAATGTAAAACTGTAGAGGGTGTATTAGACTTACTTATGAAATATGAAAGGGATGCCAGGATTATTGCAGGGGGAACAGATATTATTATACAACTTAGACAAGGCAGGCTATCACCTAAAATATTAATTGATATTTCAAGTATAGAAGAGCTTAAATATATAGAAGAAAAAGATGGATTTATAGAAATTGGTGGAGCTACCACCTTTCAAGAAATTCAAAAAAGCTCCTACCTTAGTGGAAATATGAAAGGACTTTCAAAGGCGGCAAGTATGGTAGGTTCTCCACAAATAAGAAGTACAGCCACTGTAGGGGGTAATATTTGCAACGGTTCCCCTGCTGCAGACATTGTTCCCCCATTACTAGCACTAGATGCAGTAGCAATAATTAAAAGTAGAAAAGGGACTAGAGAAGTTCAGTTAGAAAACTTTTTTATAGGTAAAGGAAAGGTAGATATGGGCCACGATGAGATTCTTACATCTGTAAGATTTAAAGCCTTAGAAAACAGGAGTGGACTTAGCTTTAGCAAGCTAGGACTTAGAAAGGCCCTAGCTATTTCTAGAATATGTACCTCAATTATGCTCCAGTTAGATGAAGATCAAAACTGTAGTATTATTAAAATAGCAAATGGATCTTTGGGAGAATACGGGGTTAGAGAAAAAGACGTCGAGGCATTTTATATTAATAATAAAATAAATGATAAGACAATAGAAGAAGGTTTAGAACTAATTAAAAGGTCTATATATAAGCGTTTACATGGAAGATCGAGTCTTCCATATAAAATTGAAGCAGTAGATAGAACCTTTACAGATGCTATTAAAAATGCTATGAAAGAAGCCATGAAAGAAAATTTGGTTCTATGTGCCAACTAG
- a CDS encoding (2Fe-2S)-binding protein: protein MNEIALNVNGIDHIIKIDGEDRLIDVLREGLKLTGTKEGCGEGECGACTVIMDGVTVNSCMVMAFQADGKEIITIEGLGTDEEIDPIQQAFLEEGAVQCGFCIPGMVLSAKVVLDNNPSPSREEIRESISGNLCRCTGYNKIVDAIERAGKLLRGESL, encoded by the coding sequence GTGAATGAGATCGCATTAAATGTTAATGGAATAGATCATATAATAAAAATAGATGGGGAAGATAGACTTATTGATGTATTGAGAGAAGGACTAAAGCTTACAGGAACTAAGGAAGGCTGTGGAGAGGGAGAGTGCGGAGCCTGTACAGTAATTATGGATGGCGTAACTGTTAATTCATGTATGGTTATGGCATTTCAAGCAGATGGTAAAGAAATAATTACTATTGAAGGACTTGGAACAGATGAGGAGATAGATCCTATACAGCAGGCTTTTTTAGAAGAGGGAGCTGTACAATGTGGATTTTGTATTCCAGGAATGGTGCTTTCTGCTAAGGTTGTGCTAGACAATAATCCTTCCCCTAGTAGAGAAGAAATAAGAGAATCTATTTCAGGTAATCTTTGTCGATGTACAGGATATAACAAAATTGTAGATGCTATTGAAAGGGCAGGAAAGCTTTTGAGGGGGGAAAGTCTATGA
- a CDS encoding xanthine dehydrogenase family protein molybdopterin-binding subunit translates to MKELEVIGKNIIRVDGLSKVRGRAIYPEDINMDGMLYGKTLRSIKPHAYIKVDTSKAEKVDGVIKIFTAKDVPFNSHGVLYKDHEVFCSKKVRRIGDPIAFVVAKNNRIAETAVRKIEVEYEEIEGVFDPIDAMKEGAPKVHDGGNIVHHCKIRKGNVEEAFKNCAVIIEEEYKTSMVDHAFLQPEAGIAYVDEDGKIVVCAATQYPHFDQEEIAEALSLQKEDVKVINPAVGGAFGGREDITLQIHIALAAKLLRKPIKTVYSREESFRAHCKRHPMIMNYKTGADKEGMLIGMQAEIIADTGAYASWVNNVVRKAVTHATGPYEIPNVKIDGYGVYTNNPFAGAMRGFGAAQVPIAHELQMDRLAEKLNIDPITIRIRNGFRVGSTTSTGQVLNESVPLINCIEAVAKSLNLLGGK, encoded by the coding sequence ATGAAAGAACTTGAAGTAATAGGAAAGAATATAATTAGAGTAGATGGACTTTCGAAGGTAAGGGGAAGGGCTATTTATCCTGAAGATATAAACATGGATGGTATGCTCTATGGAAAAACTCTACGCTCAATCAAACCTCATGCCTATATAAAAGTAGATACAAGCAAAGCAGAAAAAGTAGACGGAGTAATAAAGATATTTACTGCAAAAGATGTTCCTTTTAATAGCCACGGAGTACTATACAAGGATCATGAAGTGTTTTGTAGTAAAAAAGTAAGACGAATAGGCGACCCTATTGCATTTGTTGTTGCAAAGAATAATCGAATTGCAGAAACGGCAGTTAGAAAAATAGAGGTAGAATATGAAGAAATAGAAGGAGTATTTGATCCGATAGACGCAATGAAGGAGGGTGCTCCAAAGGTTCATGATGGGGGTAACATTGTACACCACTGTAAAATTAGAAAAGGGAATGTAGAGGAAGCTTTTAAGAATTGTGCGGTAATTATAGAAGAGGAATATAAAACATCTATGGTGGATCATGCCTTTCTACAGCCAGAAGCAGGTATAGCATATGTAGATGAAGATGGAAAGATTGTAGTTTGTGCTGCTACCCAATATCCTCATTTTGACCAAGAAGAAATAGCAGAGGCTCTATCTTTACAAAAAGAGGATGTAAAAGTTATCAATCCAGCAGTAGGAGGTGCCTTTGGAGGCAGGGAGGATATTACTTTACAAATCCATATTGCTCTTGCGGCGAAATTACTTAGAAAGCCGATAAAGACAGTATATTCAAGAGAGGAATCATTTAGGGCTCATTGTAAACGACATCCTATGATAATGAATTATAAAACAGGAGCGGATAAGGAAGGAATGCTAATTGGAATGCAGGCTGAAATAATTGCAGATACTGGTGCCTACGCATCTTGGGTAAATAATGTTGTTAGAAAGGCAGTAACCCATGCCACTGGCCCTTATGAAATACCAAATGTAAAAATAGATGGTTATGGGGTATATACAAATAACCCATTTGCAGGAGCCATGAGAGGGTTTGGGGCAGCTCAAGTACCAATTGCCCACGAACTACAAATGGATAGATTAGCAGAAAAATTAAACATAGATCCTATTACAATTAGGATTAGAAATGGTTTTCGTGTAGGCTCCACAACATCTACAGGTCAAGTGCTAAACGAAAGTGTGCCCCTAATAAATTGCATAGAAGCAGTGGCAAAGTCACTAAATCTTTTGGGGGGGAAGTAA
- a CDS encoding xanthine dehydrogenase family protein molybdopterin-binding subunit: MKKRGIGIGSIMYGTGYGNGFPDVSKAVAELCIDGRVAIYVGATEVGQGAKTIMSQIPAEILGLSVEKIIFICEDSSITPDAGTAAASRQTYNTGNAIKIAAESLKEAILINSKEKLGLNTIIGMELKNGRVFVSNFPTKSISLKELAQSLDGNPLKREGEFIAQTTQIDVETGQGAPYWPYTFSVYGVEVEVDTKTGIVEIIRAVCAQDVGRAINPKLIEGQMDGGFAMGLGYGIFEDLNLREGEIKHDRFSNYLIPTSMDIPELEKIIIEDPESTGPFGAKGIGEPVMLGVAPAILNAIYDAIGVRINEIPVTPEVLLRALKKSMI; the protein is encoded by the coding sequence ATGAAAAAACGAGGTATTGGAATAGGTAGTATAATGTATGGAACAGGATATGGAAATGGTTTTCCGGATGTTTCAAAGGCAGTAGCAGAGCTTTGCATAGATGGTAGAGTGGCTATTTATGTGGGTGCAACAGAGGTTGGGCAAGGAGCAAAGACTATAATGAGTCAAATTCCTGCGGAGATATTAGGCCTTTCTGTAGAAAAAATTATATTTATTTGCGAGGACTCTAGCATAACTCCAGATGCAGGAACAGCAGCGGCAAGCAGACAAACATATAATACTGGAAATGCGATTAAAATAGCAGCAGAAAGTTTAAAAGAGGCTATACTTATAAATAGCAAAGAAAAGCTAGGGTTAAATACTATAATAGGTATGGAATTGAAAAATGGAAGAGTATTTGTAAGTAACTTCCCAACTAAAAGTATATCATTAAAAGAACTAGCCCAATCTCTTGATGGTAATCCACTTAAAAGAGAAGGCGAATTTATTGCTCAGACAACACAAATAGATGTGGAAACAGGTCAGGGAGCGCCCTATTGGCCCTACACCTTTAGTGTATATGGAGTAGAGGTTGAGGTAGATACAAAAACAGGTATTGTAGAAATAATTAGAGCGGTTTGCGCCCAAGACGTAGGGAGGGCAATTAATCCAAAGCTAATAGAAGGGCAAATGGATGGGGGCTTTGCAATGGGGCTGGGTTATGGAATATTTGAAGATCTAAACCTTAGAGAAGGTGAAATAAAACATGACCGTTTTAGCAATTATTTAATCCCTACTTCTATGGACATTCCAGAGTTAGAAAAAATTATAATAGAAGATCCAGAATCTACAGGACCCTTTGGTGCCAAGGGAATAGGTGAGCCCGTAATGTTGGGTGTTGCACCAGCTATATTAAATGCAATATACGATGCTATAGGTGTAAGGATAAATGAAATACCAGTAACTCCAGAGGTATTACTAAGAGCTCTAAAGAAAAGTATGATATAA
- the ade gene encoding adenine deaminase encodes MIYELKRRIDIAAGRLRPSLVLKNGKIVNVFSGEIIEGDIAIEGEKVVGIGNYEGVGEIDLGGKYVSPGFIDGHVHIESSMATPEQFARAIIPRGTTTIIADPHEIANVCGMEGIDYILESSKNIPLGVYVMLPSCVPATPFENAGAILKAEDLRRLINHERVLGLGELMDYPGVIKGEDDIIDKLIMAEGKTVDGHGPVIAGKDLNAYVVAGIKTEHECSTPEEMIDRLRLGMYILIREGSAARNLKTLIKAVNKENMRRCLFCADDKHPEDLLLKGHLDYNIRLAVEEGMDPISAIQMATINAAECYGLKHLGAIAPGYDADIVILDDLKNFKVAKVFKKGKLVAQDNKALFSVTMGDYSKVTDTVNIKPVTEEDLKIKLESDTANIMRLLPHSLVTKKIIEKVSTEEGFYKYNRDRDILKLVVVERHKATGNIGLGLVENFHLKKGAIASTVAHDSHNLIVIGDNDQDILLAIEEVSKVGGGITIASNGEILKTLKLPIAGLMSTEPVENIKVDLEEMLNIAYEKLGVNREIEPFMTLAFLALPVIPDLKLTDMGLFDVKNFKFIELDATKDSI; translated from the coding sequence ATGATATATGAGTTAAAAAGAAGAATTGACATAGCCGCTGGAAGATTACGACCTTCTTTAGTATTAAAAAACGGAAAAATAGTTAATGTTTTTTCAGGTGAAATAATAGAAGGAGATATTGCAATAGAGGGAGAAAAGGTAGTTGGTATTGGTAACTATGAAGGAGTAGGAGAAATAGACTTAGGGGGCAAATATGTATCTCCGGGGTTTATTGATGGTCACGTCCATATAGAGTCATCTATGGCAACCCCTGAACAGTTTGCAAGGGCAATAATACCTAGGGGAACTACTACTATAATAGCTGATCCCCACGAGATAGCTAATGTATGCGGTATGGAAGGAATAGATTATATTTTAGAATCGAGCAAAAATATTCCACTTGGTGTTTATGTTATGCTGCCATCTTGTGTTCCTGCAACTCCATTTGAAAATGCAGGAGCAATTTTAAAAGCTGAAGATTTACGAAGATTAATCAATCATGAAAGAGTATTAGGTTTAGGAGAGCTAATGGATTACCCTGGTGTTATTAAAGGAGAAGATGATATTATAGATAAACTAATTATGGCAGAGGGTAAAACTGTAGATGGACATGGACCGGTAATAGCGGGTAAAGATTTAAATGCCTATGTTGTAGCGGGAATAAAGACAGAGCACGAGTGTTCTACACCAGAGGAAATGATAGATCGACTAAGACTTGGTATGTATATATTAATTAGAGAAGGCTCAGCAGCTAGAAATCTTAAGACATTAATAAAAGCTGTAAATAAAGAAAATATGAGAAGATGTCTTTTTTGTGCAGACGATAAGCATCCAGAGGATTTACTTTTAAAGGGTCATTTGGACTATAATATTCGCTTAGCAGTAGAGGAAGGGATGGATCCAATTAGTGCAATTCAAATGGCAACGATTAATGCTGCCGAGTGCTATGGCTTAAAGCATCTAGGAGCTATTGCACCTGGGTATGATGCAGATATTGTAATTTTAGATGATTTAAAGAACTTTAAAGTAGCGAAGGTATTTAAGAAGGGTAAATTAGTTGCACAAGACAATAAAGCCTTATTCAGTGTAACTATGGGAGACTACTCTAAAGTTACAGACACGGTTAACATAAAACCGGTAACAGAGGAAGATTTGAAAATTAAGCTAGAGTCAGATACTGCAAATATTATGAGACTATTACCTCATAGTCTTGTTACTAAAAAAATTATAGAAAAAGTATCAACAGAAGAAGGTTTCTATAAATACAATAGAGATAGAGATATTTTAAAGTTAGTAGTAGTAGAAAGACATAAGGCTACTGGAAATATAGGTCTTGGATTAGTAGAAAACTTCCATCTGAAGAAAGGTGCAATAGCTTCTACAGTAGCACATGACTCCCATAATTTAATTGTAATAGGAGACAACGATCAGGATATTTTATTAGCAATTGAAGAAGTTTCAAAGGTGGGAGGAGGCATAACTATTGCGTCAAATGGTGAAATCCTAAAAACCTTAAAACTGCCCATTGCAGGGTTAATGTCTACAGAACCTGTTGAGAATATAAAAGTAGATTTAGAAGAAATGCTTAATATAGCATATGAAAAATTAGGTGTAAACCGTGAAATTGAACCTTTTATGACTTTAGCATTTTTAGCTCTGCCTGTTATACCAGATTTAAAATTAACAGACATGGGACTCTTTGATGTTAAAAACTTTAAATTTATAGAACTAGATGCAACTAAAGACTCAATCTAA
- the yqeC gene encoding selenium cofactor biosynthesis protein YqeC has translation MKLIEALGLKEPILITLIGGGGKTTTLFRLGEELSHSDESVMLTTTTAMFMPPSSTYDLSIITKNADEAKKRIKENLNIKRILLGKEITTENKLKGFTPEEMDEIYKENKGRWFLVEGDGSNGRSLKVPDTHEPQVPSTSSITIILIGTDILGKEINKENVHRHHLISELIQKCGSNVDRKLIIDLAVHPLGITKGIPNDSKKVILFNKVRSNKEGYSCLLKLSSEILQRSDNIKYILLGEVQDKDPILEILGGKR, from the coding sequence ATGAAACTAATAGAAGCTCTAGGGCTAAAAGAACCTATCTTAATCACATTAATTGGGGGTGGTGGTAAAACCACTACCCTCTTCCGTTTGGGAGAGGAACTGTCACATTCCGATGAATCAGTTATGTTAACTACGACAACCGCCATGTTTATGCCACCATCTTCTACATACGACCTTAGCATTATTACTAAAAATGCTGATGAAGCTAAAAAAAGGATTAAAGAAAATCTAAATATAAAGAGAATATTGTTAGGTAAAGAAATTACCACTGAAAACAAATTAAAGGGGTTTACCCCTGAAGAGATGGACGAAATATATAAAGAAAATAAAGGGCGTTGGTTTTTAGTAGAGGGAGATGGATCTAATGGTAGAAGCTTAAAAGTACCTGATACCCATGAGCCACAAGTACCCTCAACAAGTAGTATAACTATAATTTTAATAGGGACAGATATTTTAGGAAAAGAGATTAACAAAGAAAATGTGCATAGGCATCATTTAATTAGTGAGCTTATACAAAAATGTGGAAGTAATGTGGATAGAAAACTAATTATAGACTTGGCTGTACATCCATTGGGGATAACTAAGGGTATTCCAAATGATAGTAAGAAAGTTATTTTATTTAATAAGGTTAGAAGCAATAAGGAGGGTTATTCCTGTTTACTTAAGTTATCCAGTGAAATATTACAAAGAAGCGATAATATAAAATACATACTATTAGGGGAAGTTCAAGATAAAGATCCTATTTTAGAAATATTAGGGGGAAAAAGATGA
- a CDS encoding nucleotidyltransferase family protein, translated as MIGIILAAGYSRRMGTNKLLLPFKNKRIIEVIIEEAISSKFKKVYIVCRNNEIKDIASKYPINIVINERAHEGQSTSVVEAIKEAGDNADSYMFLMGDQPLIHRDFINEMIDFYYSNNSSILVPLYNGKRGTPVVFSSNWKTEILKLEGDEGGRQIIKENIEEVLEYRIDMEDLGRDIDNREDYESILL; from the coding sequence ATGATAGGCATTATTTTAGCGGCAGGGTATTCTAGAAGAATGGGGACTAATAAATTATTGTTACCCTTTAAAAATAAAAGAATTATTGAAGTGATAATAGAAGAGGCAATATCTTCAAAGTTTAAAAAGGTCTATATAGTCTGTCGTAATAACGAAATAAAAGATATAGCCAGTAAATACCCTATAAATATTGTAATTAACGAAAGGGCTCATGAAGGACAAAGTACTTCTGTGGTTGAAGCGATAAAAGAAGCGGGAGATAATGCTGATAGTTATATGTTTTTAATGGGAGATCAGCCATTAATTCATAGGGATTTTATAAATGAAATGATAGATTTTTATTATAGCAACAACTCTTCTATACTTGTTCCATTATACAATGGTAAGAGAGGTACCCCTGTAGTTTTTTCATCTAATTGGAAAACAGAGATTCTTAAGTTAGAAGGAGATGAGGGTGGAAGACAAATTATTAAGGAAAATATTGAAGAGGTGTTAGAATATAGGATAGATATGGAAGATTTAGGTAGAGATATAGATAATAGAGAAGATTATGAGAGTATTTTATTATGA